In a single window of the Podospora pseudocomata strain CBS 415.72m chromosome 2 map unlocalized CBS415.72m_2, whole genome shotgun sequence genome:
- a CDS encoding uncharacterized protein (EggNog:ENOG503P36I; COG:S), whose product MEKTPLYFRSAQLLFILITTALIGNVIATNVSAASSATAAINFTMFVLVITWLAALYGLISTVIERLSYPVGLLALDAAATLFTFIAAIVLAAKLTVVNCADPGNKAADWIAYGSTDNTKRCRQIQASTVFMWFLFPLFTAVLVLSLMGFRRGGGSVRTGPTMSQIGV is encoded by the coding sequence ATGGAAAAAACACCGCTCTACTTCCGCTCAGCGCAGCTCCTCttcattctcatcaccacgGCCCTGATAGGCAATGTGATCGCTACCAACGTCTCGGCCGCTTCGTCGgccacagcagccatcaaCTTCACCATGTTCGTCCTTGTAATCACCTGGCTAGCCGCCCTTTACGGTCTCATTTCCACCGTCATTGAGCGTCTCTCCTACCCGGTCGGccttctcgccctcgacgCAGCCGCTACGCTCTTCACCTTTATCGCCGCCATCGTGCTGGCTGCCAAGTTGACAGTTGTTAACTGCGCCGACCCAGGCAATAAGGCGGCCGATTGGATTGCCTACGGCAGCACCGACAATACCAAGCGGTGCAGACAGATCCAGGCGTCGACCGTGTTTATGTGGTTCTTGTTTCCGCTGTTCACGGCCGTTCTGGTGCTGAGCCTCATGGGATTTCGCAGGGGGGGTGGTAGCGTGAGGACTGGTCCGACTATGAGCCAGATTGGCGTATAA
- a CDS encoding uncharacterized protein (EggNog:ENOG503P6VT): MLSTQEHQIPLPTLCPCCLAAISPPDLITNPPSLHTMTTGQQSTTTNSIPSQSPAMVPSSLTTPQEQSALAALHGLTLEQELILREKVTPSSVMFALELARESEEGAIEPTVAKLLTDAFNKIWNKVVTRPDLYLMSEQEFAVFNYFQSFWPDKEIARKAVARFWDNPWAFATPAGQRRS; this comes from the coding sequence ATGCTGTCCACACAGGAACACCAGATTCCACTGCCCACTTTATGCCCTTGTTGCCTCGCTGCCATATCACCACCGGATctgatcaccaaccccccttccctccatACAATGACCACCGGTCAACAGTCAACTACAACCAACTCAATACCGTCACAGTCGCCCGCAAtggtcccctcctccctcacgACACCACAAGAACAGTCCGCCTTGGCAGCCCTGCATGGGCTCACACTTGAACAAGAGCTGATCCTGCGCGAGAAAGTAACGCCTTCCTCGGTCATGTTCGCCTTGGAACTCGCTCGGGAAAGCGAGGAGGGGGCCATCGAACCAACGGTCGCAAAGCTCCTCACAGACGCCTTCAACAAAATCTGGAACAAAGTCGTGACCAGGCCTGATCTCTACCTCATGTCAGAACAAGAATTCGCCGTGTTCAATTATTTTCAGTCATTCTGGCCGGACAAGGAGATTGCGAGAAAGGCAGTAGCCAGGTTTTGGGACAACCCTTGGGCCTTTGCGACTCCCGCAGGCCAGCGCCGGTCATGA
- the PTC2 gene encoding Protein phosphatase 2C 2 (EggNog:ENOG503NUIN; COG:T) produces the protein MGQTLSEPVVEKASENGGDERLLYGVSAMQGWRISMEDSHTTVLDLLAGTKAAKDHSSKLSFFGVFDGHGGDKVALFAGDNIHNIIAKQDTFKAGNYEQALKDGFLATDRAILNDPKYEEEVSGCTACVGLITEDKIYVANAGDSRGVLGVKGRAKPLSFDHKPQNEGEKARITAAGGFVDFGRVNGNLALSRAIGDFEFKKSAELAPEQQIVTAYPDVVVHDLGDDDEFLVLACDGIWDCQSSQAVVEFVRRGIAAKQDLDKICENMMDNCLASNSETGGVGCDNMTMIIVAFLRGRTKEEWYEEIARRVANGDGPCAPPEYAEFRGPGVHHNFDDSDSGYDVEENKQGGGAGRSFGIGGYKGRIIFLGDGTEVLTDSDDTEMFDNSEEDKDLASQVSKASSVEGGEAAAGKEQEKKPEPTPEAAGKPSGEAEMKKDA, from the exons ATGGGCCAGACACTTTCTGAGCCTGTTGTCGAGAAG GCTTCAGAGAATGGCGGAGACGAACGACTACTCTATGGCGTGTCGGCCATGCAGGGCTGGCGCATCAGCATGGAGGACTCTCACACGACAGTACTCGACCTGCTCGCTGGCACTAAGGCTGCCAAGGACCACAGCTCGAAACTCTCCTTCTTTGGCGTCTTTGATGGCCACGGCGGCGACAAGGTAGCGCTGTTTGCGGGCGACAACATTCACAACATTATTGCGAAGCAGGATACATTTAAAGCCGGCAACTACGAACAGGCTCTCAAAGATGGCTTTTTGGCGACCGACAGAGCTATTCTCAACG ATCCCAAATACGAGGAGGAAGTGTCCGGCTGCACTGCCTGCGTGGGCCTGATTACGGAAGACAAGATCTATGTT GCGAACGCTGGTGACTCGAGAGGCGTCTTGGGCGTAAAGGGCCGGGCGAAGCCCCTTTCTTTTGACCACAAACCACAGAACGAAG GCGAAAAGGCGCGAATTACGGCTGCAGGTGGCTTTGTCGACTTTGGCCGTGTCAACGGGAACTTGGCCCTGTCAAGAGCCATTGGTGATTTCGAATTCAAGAAGAGCGCCGAGCTCGCGCCAGAACAACAAATCGTGACAGCTTATCCGGACGTTGTGGTTCATGACCTaggcgacgacgatgagtTCCTCGTGCTTGCTTGCGACG GCATCTGGGATTGCCAGTCTTCCCAAGCCGTTGTCGAATTCGTCAGGCGTGGAATCGCTGCCAAGCAGGATTTGGACAAGATCTGCGAGAACATGATGGACAACTGCCTGGCCTCCAACTCGGAGACGGGAGGCGTCGGCTGCGACAACATGACCATGATCATTGTCGCTTTCCTCAGGGGACGGACCAAGGAAGAGTGGTATGAGGAGATTGCCCGGCGGGTTGCCAACGGAGACGGTCCTTGTGCCCCGCCCGAATATG CTGAGTTCCGCGGCCCCGGCGTGCATCACAACTTTGATGATAGTGACAGCGGGTATGATGTCGAAGAGAACAAGCAAGGTGGTGGCGCTGGCAGAAGCTTCGGCATCGGTGGTTACAAGGGCCGCATCATCTTCCTGGGTGATGGGACCGAGGTGCTGACCGACTCAGACGACACTGAGATGTTTGACAACTCGGAGGAGGATAAGGATCTCGCAAGCCAGGTGTCCAAAGCGTCGTCAGTCGAGGGCGGCGAAGCTGCTGCCgggaaggagcaggagaagaagcccgaGCCAACGCCAGAGGCTGCGGGGAAACCTAGCGGCGAGGCGGAGATGAAGAAGGACGCTTAA
- the EFM6 gene encoding Protein-lysine N-methyltransferase efm6 (COG:A; EggNog:ENOG503P12E) gives MNGRSRSSSPEISPLDFGEDLAPLPVYKAAATTALDFSGLLDEPLKLHEDLSSGCGGQLWPAGMVLAKHMLHYHRDMLQTSRVLELGAGGGIVGLTIAKGCRIDQPLYITDMIDMEPLMQHNIALNELDDRVRGRILNWGEPLSQEIIDFKPDTILAADCVYFEPAFPLLLQTLKDLLTLNPSAIVFFCFKKRRRADMQFLKSARRAFRVTELEDEDRPVFTREGLFLYTITAK, from the exons ATGAACGGCCGATCAAGGTCATCGTCGCCTGAAATCTCACCGCTGGACTTTGGAGAGGATTTGGCTCCTCTGCCCGTCTACAAGGCCGCAGCCACCACGGCCTTGGACTTCTCAGGCCTCTTGGATGAGCCATTGAAGCTTCATGAGGATCTATCTTCGGGTTGTGGAGGACAGCTTTGGCCTGCGGGGATGGTGCTCGCCAAACATATGCTGCACTATCATCGGGATATGCTGCAGACCTCCAGAGT TCTCGAGCtcggtgctggcggcggtATTGTCGGACTCACGATTGCAAAGGGCTGCAGGATAGACCAGCCCCTCTACATTACCGACATGATAGACATGGAGCCTCTCATGCAACACAACATTGCTCTGAACGAGCTGGACGACCGGGTCAGAGGCCGCATCCTCAACTG GGGCGAACCTCTCTCACAGGAAATTATCGACTTTAAGCCAGATACCATCCTCGCGGCCGACTGCGTCTACTTTGAGCCGGCCTTTCCCTTGCTTCTGCAGACGCTGAAAGATCTGCTGACGTTGAACCCTTCGGCCATCGTGTTTTTCTGTTTTAAGAAGAGACGGCGGGCTGATATGCAGTTCCTCAAGTCTGCCAGGAGAGCCTTTCGAGTGACTGagctcgaggatgaagacCGGCCCGTTTTCACCAGAGAGGGCTTGTTTCTGTATACCATCACAGCGAAATAA
- the SUI3 gene encoding translation initiation factor eIF-2 beta subunit (BUSCO:EOG09264OQ8; EggNog:ENOG503NWT7; COG:J) yields the protein MSTEELSLQRRASRKSVAFTDEKLVVDADGSVTMVASPNDDTKETAMSHTPRTPPLSAALGAFTDAASQAPAAAPAEDADGLDLRLMKKKKKAKVGTAEGDDEAAAPVAGEEGIDLLLKKKKKKVPKDNDDFARKLEKLNIEGKAGEEAAPESEEQEGDWEKGTGIFKHDETSTINYSPLLSRFFALLSQKNPDHASTGTRSYKIPPPQCLREGNKKTIFANLAEICKRMKRADEHVTAYLFAELGTSGSVDGSRRLVIKGRFQQKQIENVLRTYIIEYVTCKTCRSPNTELSKGENRLYFITCNSCGSRRSVQAIKTGFSAQVGKRRKNKA from the exons ATGAGCACTGAA GAACTCTCTCTCCAACGACGTGCCTCGCGCAAATCAGTTGCCTTCACCGACGAGAAGCTTGTAGTCGACGCAGACGGCAGTGTAACCATGGTTGCTTCCCCGAACGACGATACCAAAGAGACAGCCATGTCGCATACCCCTCGTACGCCGCCTCTCTCCGCCGCTCTCGGTGCCTTTACTGATGCTGCCTCTCAAGcacccgccgccgctccTGCTGAGGATGCTGACGGGCTCGATCTCAGACtcatgaagaaaaagaagaaggccaaggtcGGGACCGCTGAGGGtgacgacgaagccgccgcccccgttgccggcgaggagggcatcGATCTCTTgctcaagaaaaagaagaaaaaggttCCTAAGGACAATGATGACTTCGCCAggaagctcgagaagctcaacaTCGAAGGCAAGGCGGGTGAAGAGGCTGCTCCTGAGtcggaggagcaggagggtgACTGGGAGAAGGGTACCGGCATTTTCAAGCACGACGAGACCAGCACCATCAACTACAGCCCACTCCTCTCCAGATTTTTCGCCCTCTTGTCGCAGAAGAACCCCGACCACGCCTCAACCGGCACCCGCTCCTACAagattcctcctcctcagtgCTTGCGCGAAGGCAACAAGAAGACCATTTTCGCCAACCTTGCCGAGATTTGTAAGCGCATGAAGCGTGCCGACGAGCACGTCACAGCCTACCTCTTTGCTGAGTTGGGTACCAGCGGTTCCGTCGACGGTTCCAGGCGGTTGGTCATCAAGGGTCGCTTCCAACAGAAACAGATTGAGAACGTTCTTCGCACGTATATTATAG AATATGTCACCTGTAAGACGTGCCGTTCCCCCAATACCGAGCTCTCCAAGGGCGAGAATCGCCTTTA CTTTATTACCTGCAACTCTTGCGGCTCTCGTCGTTCCGTCCAGGCTATCAAGACTGGTTTCTCGGCCCAGGTtggcaagagaagaaagaacAAGGCCTAA
- a CDS encoding uncharacterized protein (EggNog:ENOG503NUK6; COG:S): MYFGDTEVSQPTAPPGISWIYLKDMTHYMYFWKRPQKVIFDLGNLINEKYTGIFNTTMTAIFYNDPNPHPANQAQQAPPSDLIFPISARLSSTNSPSVFTLPSQRAITTFSAGSLPRDIRRAVVSLSTTGQASEEFFWSNVLESDTATFEDDPLPGLSPFREVQLYIDNQLAGVSWPFPVIFTGGVVPSLHRPIVGIQAFDIKEQEIDISPWLPLLCDGEEHTFEIKIAGVGRDGKLTEKVGDNWVVTGKMFIWLDYDRKDEHACAKGDGCITTGLKQPMVTALEPEIVARSEAKLDRQQLGNETLDYSIVVKRKIEIRGQVSAFLGREKMQEVKWVQELAYSNQGLISQHGLQAINDLTIEGRDQAGFVSNDLEKGNQRGGYEVLYQYPLSVNSSYAVSEQGNLSIWAHAIQGRQVEVDGWGGGVVFPTGLEAFDTGYSRSKLYTIKEGIAEYRQTGDQMSSTGWGESSQEFEFTGDGEELYWRSVGAVNGTVIYDRKRMGGDVIVGGPRIVSQVALNSDGVSTQASGYDSGEAVAKWPRLFPKENGA, translated from the exons ATGTACTTTGGGGATACCGAGGTTT CCCAGCCCACCGCGCCTCCCGGAATAAGCTGGATCTACCTCAAGGACATGACGCACTACATGTACTTTTGGAAACGCCCTCAAAAAGTCATCTTTGACCTGGGAAACCTGATCA ACGAGAAATACACCggcatcttcaacaccaccatgacAGCCATCTTCTACAAcgacccaaacccccaccccgccaaccAAGCCCAGCAAGCCCCTCCCTCAGACCTGATCTTCCCCATCTCGGCCCGGTTGTCCTCGACCAATTCGCCAAGCGtgttcaccctcccctcccaacgcGCCATCACTACCTTTTCCGCTGGCTCCCTTCCCCGTGACATCCGCCGCGCGGtcgtctccctctccaccacggGACAGGCAAGCGAAGAATTCTTTTGGTCCAACGTCCTCGAGTCAGACACGGCAACATTCGAAGATGACCCCCTCCCGGGGCTGTCCCCCTTTAGAGAGGTGCAGCTCTACATTGACAACCAACTCGCCGGGGTGTCGTGGCCTTTTCCCGTCATCTTCACCGGGGGTGTAGTACCGAGTTTGCACCGGCCCATCGTTGGGATCCAGGCGTTTGATatcaaggagcaggagatcGACATCAGCCCCTGGTTACCTCTGCTCTGTGATGGAGAGGAACACACGTTCGAGATCAAGATTGCCGGCGTGGGCAGGGATGGGAAGTTGACGGAAAAGGTAGGGGACAACTGGGTGGTGACTGGCAAGATGTTTATCTGGTTGGATTACGACAGGAAGGATGAGCACGCTTGTGCAAAGGGGGATGGGTGCATCACCACTGGGCTGAAGCAGCCGATGGTTACAGCGCTGGAGCCCGAGATTGTGGCGCGCAGTGAGGCCAAGCTGGATCGGCAGCAGCTAGGTAATGAGACGTTGGATTACTCGATTGTGGTCAAAAGAAAGATCGAGATTAGGGGGCAGGTGTCGGCTTTCCTGGGCCGGGAGAAGATGCAGGAAGTGAAATGGGTGCAGGAGCTGGCGTATTCAAATCAGGGGTTGATTTCTCAGCATGGATTGCAGGCGATAAATGATTTAACGATCGAGGGGAGAGACCAGGCTGGGTTTGTTTCCAACGATCTGGAGAAAGGCAACCAGCGGGGAGGGTATGAGGTGCTGTATCAGTACCCGCTGTCCGTGAACTCAAGCTATGCGGTATCAGAACAGGGGAACTTGAGTATTTGGGCGCACGCCATTCAGGGAAGGCAGGTAGAGGTGgacggatggggaggaggggtggtgttcCCGACCGGACTGGAAGCCTTTGACACGGGATACAGCAGGTCCAAGCTGTACACGATCAAAGAGGGCATAGCAGAGTATCGCCAGACAGGCGATCAGATGAGCAGTACAGGATGGGGCGAGTCGAGCCAAGAGTTTGAGTTTACGGGTGACGGAGAAGAATTGTACTGGAGGAGCGTGGGGGCTGTGAATGGGACTGTTATTTATGACCGGAAGAGAATGGGAGGGGACGTGATTGTGGGAGGTCCCAGAATAGTGTCTCAAGTGGCACTGAACAGTGACGGCGTTTCTACTCAGGCTTCTGGATATGATTCTGGAGAGGCGGTAGCAAAATGGCCAAGGTTGTTTCCGAAGGAAAATGGGGCTTGA
- a CDS encoding uncharacterized protein (EggNog:ENOG503P58T; COG:S), which translates to MKSTTVLASLLASVALAQPHHGGHGHLHRRKAHHDKRAIVTEWVTETVHETVTVLIDESTTEVILPTKPAAAEVKVSDLPEPRPGQFFESLKSKSSVAPVTSVAPPPPPPPPVVMEPTPTPSPPPPPAPVQAPPPVQAPPPVQAPAPPPANNSPPAAKGGSESGSSSKPSGEVHNGDLTYYDLGLGACGFDDSGLDHTDNIVALSYLMMGSQSNGNPYCDKTITVKVGSKTVQARVRDKCMGCEREAIDCSEKMFLELFGSLEAGRRPVEWWFNN; encoded by the coding sequence ATGAAGTCCACCACCGTTCTCGCCAGTCTATTGGCATCTGTTGCCCTCGCCCAGCCTCACCATGGCGGCCAcggccacctccaccgcagAAAGGCCCATCATGACAAGCGTGCCATCGTGACCGAGTGGGTGACCGAGACTGTCCACGAAACTGTGACGGTTCTCATCGACGAGAGCACCACCGAGGTCATCCTACCCAccaagcctgctgctgccgaagTCAAGGTGTCGGACCTTCCTGAGCCCCGTCCTGGCCAGTTCTTCGAGAGCCTAAAGTCCAAGTCATCAGTGGCCCCCGTCACATCAGtggcaccaccccctccccctcctccacctgttGTCATGGAGCCAACTCCtactccttctccccctcccccacctgcTCCTGTTcaggctcctcctcctgtccaggcccctcctcctgttcAAGCCCCTGCTCCCCCCCCGGCGAACAACAGCCCTCCCGCTGCCAAAGGTGGCAGCGAATCCGGCTCCAGCTCCAAACCCAGCGGCGAAGTTCACAACGGCGATCTCACCTACTACGATCTCGGACTTGGTGCCTGCGGCTTCGATGACAGCGGGCTCGACCACACTGACAACATTGTTGCACTCTCTtacttgatgatggggagtcAGTCCAACGGCAACCCCTACTGCGACAAGACTATCACCGTCAAGGTCGGCAGCAAGACCGTCCAGGCCCGTGTCCGCGACAAGTGCATGGGCTGCGAGCGGGAGGCCATCGACTGCTCCGAGAAGATGTTCTTGGAGCTGTTTGGCTCGTTGGAGGCCGGCAGAAGGCCAGTCGAGTGGTGGTTCAACAACTAA
- a CDS encoding uncharacterized protein (EggNog:ENOG503P54B): MMASTSDSFVISDMAPSSDNDDVDSLPSISSSILDSEDESDAQREWETSLEQLQLLLTMIIMPFAGKYLGRKFAYWSWARYMEWMHNVEIRWTNKREFAAVGAVQAASSL, from the exons ATGATGGCGAGCACTTCAGACTCCTTCGTCATCTCCGACATGGCTCCCTCCTCAGACAACGACGATGTCGATTCCcttccatccatctccagcagcaTTCTCGATTCCGAAGACGAATCCGATGCCCAAAGGGAGTGGGAGACAAGTCTAGAGCAGCTACAGCTTTTGCTGACAATGATTATTATGCCATTTGCGGGCAAGTATCTTGGCCGCAAGTTTGCCTACTGGA GCTGGGCGCGGTATATGGAATGGATGCACAACGTCGAGATCCGGTGGACAAATAAGAGAGAGTTTGCGGCCGTGGGAGCTGTGCAAGCAGCTTCTTCGTTATGA
- the AXL2 gene encoding polarity establishment/cellular polarization (EggNog:ENOG503P03D; COG:S), with protein MDSTFPSVQFNLALSILKNLGTAFCNCCLFWSLLIYTTTYSAHLHAAITLTRSSNLSAVAIMRPQLAAWISILLADLVAAVPTVSFPINSQVPPVAQIGQPFAFVFSPSTFTSSFPLTYTLANAPRWLSIDSSNRRLFGTPGEGDVAPGEVVGVPVNLVATDQTGSTTHEATLVVSRNRGPNVEIPLEQQIPNFGIFSSPYSILSGPDAPFSFALDQKTFTSVSNSRLGYYAVMADNTPLPAWVSFDQDKLSFSGRTPPLDSLIQPPQRFAFHLVASDVAGFAGAALQFDLVVGVHQISAEETTIILTAVPGKPVSYTKLKDIVKLDGKPPSTGEVTLNTSSDMPAWLSVNKDSWDITGTPTEKSTSTNFTITFQDNFSDTLNITMLVDVESQATKAAGVFKGSLPILTATPGQHFSFDFRPHLVNPDDIEISVSQGDSASWIRFDAGRKTLSGHPPSVSKDTIAALEVSAQSRSSNKSDKLSMKLLIRAAAHSTPNSDTLSDADSTPLGGVLPVGGDAAPSGKVNVVLLGILLPTILSAFVVAFAVFWCYRRQKAKQRPRLTTRDISGPLPGSFVITSNGPNTAPSLPDISHNFDRSFTVGDVFTPENKMYVESRSSFLTKGGAPTSLATVKLLPPSVRSKHGGARGGRIPFLGGGSFGAMRLGSSLASISERSVNDEAGEMDARTAGLLGNKTTGSFRDGIEINIPSVQGTPRSRYNDSPNSPYQPHAMASPRSRSSSAGSDPETFPLRAESKLAHYGPPEIARRFMWPWFRGNNSRSRSSKLRWGSRTHSKQPSTSTVDTFAYKRTGQSIGLGYADAGMASEITPPPRARLLGAVPLARPVTRRGPTDASLEGMILSQGQSGMSIPMNALPTTPGGPGAPSVASQKDISLPPLPDWRESPDDFLGLSYDDLVKNSPFHPSATWQSISTNTNDEWVDETVVSMDTPQRETAKKDMGTPSNWAVLQNSPFIKDWDAGIDSPSPVSIGPGDASTPAGNEKREQQPTSSRTQPSNISAAVGYKRGFQRDQSGLPGRSEWKGVSLMSGKSRGEESDFAVYI; from the exons ATGGACTCGACATTCCCCTCTGTTCAATTTAATCTAGCACTATCCATTCTTAAGAATTTAGGGACA GCATTCTGCAACTGCTGTCTTTTCTGGTCTTTGCTTATCTATACCACCACGTATTCAGCGCACCTGCATGCTGCTATTACTCTcacccgcagcagcaacttGTCTGCCGTCGCCATCATGAGGCCTCAGCTTGCGGCCTGGATATCAATACTCCTCGCAGACCTCGTAGCGGCCGTCCCTACCGTCTCCTTCCCCATCAACTCCCAGGTGCCCCCGGTTGCTCAGATCGGCCAGCCCTTCGCGTTTGtcttctcgccctcgaccTTCACCTCGAGCTTCCCCCTCACGTACACGCTGGCCAATGCCCCCCGATGGCTCTCGatcgacagcagcaaccggcGTCTTTTTGGCACGCCAGGTGAAGGAGATGTCGCCCCgggcgaggtggtgggagttCCAGTAAACTTGGTGGCAACAGACCAGACCGGCTCAACAACACATGAAGCTACGCTTGTTGTGTCAAGAAATCGAGGACCCAATGTCGAGATCCCTCTGGAGCAACAAATACCAAACTTTGGCATATTTTCCAGCCCATACTCGATTCTGTCTGGCCCAGACGCGCCATTCTCCTTCGCCTTGGACCAGAAGACGTTTACAAGTGTCTCGAACAGTCGCCTAGGCTACTACGCTGTCATGGCTGACAATACACCGCTCCCGGCCTGGGTTTCATTCGATCAAGACAAACTGTCCTTCTCCGGACGAACGCCTCCACTTGACTCTTTGATACAACCGCCACAGCGCTTCGCTTTCCACTTGGTTGCTAGCGATGTGGCAGGTTTCGCAGGTGCCGCGTTGCAATTCGATCTCGTGGTGGGAGTTCATCAAATCTCTGCAGAGGAAACGACCATCATCTTGACTGCCGTCCCGGGGAAACCTGTATCTTACACCAAGCTGAAGGATATCGTCAAACTCGACGGGAAGCCACCCAGTACTGGCGAGGTCACACTCAACACAAGTTCCGACATGCCTGCTTGGCTATCTGTCAACAAAGACAGCTGGGATATTACGGGCACCCCTACGGAAAAGTCCACATCGACCAATTTCACCATAACATTCCAGGACAATTTCTCCGATactctcaacatcaccatgcTGGTGGACGTGGAAAGCCAGGCCACGAAGGCGGCTGGTGTCTTCAAAGGAAGTTTACCGATCTTGACAGCCACCCCTGGCCAACATTTTTCCTTTGATTTCCGGCCCCATCTGGTCAATCCAGACGACATCGAGATTTCAGTTTCGCAGGGCGACTCAGCATCCTGGATCCGGTTCGACGCCGGCCGAAAGACCCTGTCTGGACACCCTCCCTCTGTCTCCAAAGACACCATTGCTGCGCTGGAGGTCTCGGCGCAATCGAGATCATCCAACAAGTCTGACAAGCTGTCCATGAAACTACTCATTCGAGCGGCAGCACACTCTACACCTAACTCCGATACGCTCTCAGATGCAGATTCAACGCCTCTCGGTGGTGTTCTCCCAGTCGGGGGAGATGCTGCTCCAAGCGGGAAGGTCaatgtggtgttgttggggatACTTTTGCCAACAATTTTATCCGCCTTTGTCGTGGCATTCGCCGTGTTCTGGTGCTACCGAAGACAAAAAGCGAAGCAAAGGCCACGGCTTACCACTCGCGATATCTCAGGGCCTCTACCGGGGTCTTTTGTGATTACGTCTAATGGACCCAACACCGCGCCATCTCTCCCCGATATCAGTCACAACTTTGACAGAAGCTTCACTGTCGGCGATGTGTTTACGCCAGAAAATAAGATGTACGTCGAGTCACGCAGCTCGTTTTTGACCAAGGGGGGCGCGCCTACATCCCTGGCTACCGTCAAGTTACTCCCCCCGAGCGTCCGGTCCAAGCACGGGGGTGCCCGTGGCGGACGGATACCTTTCTTAGGGGGCGGAAGTTTTGGTGCCATGCGGCTCGGGAGCTCTCTGGCGTCTATTTCCGAGAGAAGTGTTAACGACGAGGCGGGCGAGATGGATGCACGTACAGCCGGGCTGCTTGGGAACAAGACAACAGGATCTTTCCGGGACGGGATTGAGATCAACATTCCCAGCGTTCAAGGGACGCCCAGGTCGAGGTACAATGATTCTCCAAACTCGCCATATCAACCTCATGCGATGGCAAGTCCTCGGTCTCGTTCTTCCTCGGCAGGATCCGACCCAGAGACGTTCCCGCTTCGAGCAGAATCGAAACTGGCACATTACGGACCGCCGGAAATCGCGAGGAGATTCATGTGGCCGTGGTTCAGGGGAAACAACTCGAGGAGCCGCAGCTCCAAGCTCCGCTGGGGCTCAAGGACACATAGCAAGCAACCGAGTACGTCGACGGTCGATACATTTGCCTACAAGAGAACAGGGCAGTCTATCGGCCTAGGGTATGCCGATGCGGGGATGGCGTCTGAGATaacaccgcctcctcgtGCAAGACTTCTTGGGGCAGTTCCACTGGCTCGGCCAGTAACCAGGAGGGGGCCTACCGATGCGAGTCTGGAAGGCATGATCCTCAGTCAAGGCCAGAGTGGGATGAGTATTCCCATGAATGCgctgccaacaacccctgGGGGACCTGGTGCTCCAAGCGTCGCCTCTCAAAAAGACATCTCTCTACCCCCTCTACCCGACTGGCGAGAGTCACCCGACGACTTCCTGGGTCTCTCCTATGATGATCTGGTCAAGAACTCACCTTTCCACCCGTCGGCCACATGGCAATCAATTTCTACAAATACAAACGACGAGTGGGTGGATGAGACAGTCGTGAGCATGGACACGCCACAGAGGGAAACGGCCAAGAAGGATATGGGCACACCGTCTAACTGGGCCGTGTTGCAAAACTCACCATTTATCAAAGACTGGGATGCCGGGATCGACTCGCCGTCGCCCGTGTCGATAGGACCAGGAGACGCTTCCACTCCTGCTGGAAATGAGAaacgggagcagcagccgacgTCATCGAGGACACAGCCGTCCAACATAAGTGCTGCAGTAGGTTACAAGAGAGGATTCCAACGGGACCAGTCTGGACTGCCTGGGCGTAGTGAGTGGAAAGGGGTATCGTTAATGTCGGGCAAGAGTAGAGGGGAGGAGTCAGACTTTGCGGTGTATATTTGA